The proteins below come from a single Tsuneonella deserti genomic window:
- a CDS encoding L,D-transpeptidase family protein, with translation MRWRLAITAAALVVGSCAPVREKLPLGPADLVLVDKSDRTLVLMRAGRPLQTFTGLQFGASPQGHKQFEGDERTPEGRYTIDYRNPRSAYHLSLHISYPNAADRALAEAGGQSPGGEIFIHGQPNGFDGADRGARVPGDWTDGCIAVSNAQIEVLWSAIPDGTPIVIRP, from the coding sequence ATGCGCTGGCGGCTCGCCATCACGGCTGCGGCCTTGGTGGTGGGCTCATGCGCCCCGGTGCGCGAGAAGTTGCCCCTCGGGCCGGCCGATCTCGTGCTGGTCGACAAATCGGACAGGACGCTTGTGCTGATGCGGGCGGGGAGGCCGCTCCAGACCTTCACCGGGCTGCAATTCGGCGCTTCGCCGCAGGGGCACAAGCAATTTGAGGGGGACGAGCGCACGCCGGAAGGGCGCTATACGATCGACTATCGCAATCCGCGCAGCGCCTATCACCTCAGCCTGCACATCTCCTATCCGAACGCCGCCGACCGCGCCTTGGCCGAAGCGGGCGGCCAATCGCCCGGAGGAGAAATCTTCATTCACGGCCAACCGAACGGCTTCGACGGCGCAGATCGCGGCGCGCGCGTGCCGGGGGATTGGACCGACGGTTGCATCGCGGTTTCCAACGCGCAGATCGAGGTGCTCTGGAGCGCGATACCGGACGGCACGCCTATCGTCATTCGCCCCTGA
- a CDS encoding response regulator has translation MAPLQQPAQRTCLLVDDSRMIRKVSRRIVETLGYAVIEAENGEEGLARCRAAMPDLVITDWNMPVMSGIEFVTALRAIPSARPPKVVFCTTNSGAKDIHKGIEAGADEYVIKPFDEAALLSRLQSVGAA, from the coding sequence GTGGCACCGCTTCAGCAGCCGGCGCAGCGCACCTGCCTCCTGGTCGACGATTCCCGGATGATACGAAAGGTCTCGCGCCGGATTGTGGAAACGCTCGGCTATGCGGTGATCGAGGCGGAAAACGGCGAGGAAGGTCTCGCCCGATGCCGCGCGGCGATGCCGGACCTCGTCATCACCGACTGGAACATGCCGGTCATGAGCGGCATCGAATTCGTTACCGCCCTGCGCGCGATTCCTTCCGCCCGTCCGCCCAAGGTCGTTTTCTGCACCACCAACTCGGGCGCCAAGGACATACACAAGGGTATCGAGGCGGGCGCCGACGAATATGTCATCAAGCCCTTCGACGAGGCAGCGCTTCTCAGTCGCCTCCAGTCTGTCGGCGCGGCCTGA
- a CDS encoding winged helix DNA-binding protein, whose product MAQANFVYADETSVVDSGEAFCAGVYSARPATTALIREAAEAVGWVLLDYDLLAELDQAPPPFPADVLVVDCPVQDGATLAALVHLDMRAAREGARLVVSTTLSALDAVFGCLGQSDADILVEPTKGERVIALARALAKVRHMGVRELSESDRVTLLRLTEQVGQIAAQLDRLSSGEGAGLRLGSPSDTFNGAGEGDRKFMRTPRPPLPDARLVRLIIRHRQLRSQFIDGELFADPAWDILLDLTAARVEHTRVSVTSLCIASGVPPTTALRWISQMVEAGLLERIEDETDRRRAFIELSDKAAEAMARYFHELGKDARLLA is encoded by the coding sequence ATGGCGCAGGCCAACTTCGTCTATGCGGACGAAACGAGCGTTGTCGATTCCGGTGAGGCGTTCTGCGCCGGGGTCTATTCCGCCCGCCCCGCGACCACCGCACTGATTCGCGAAGCGGCCGAAGCGGTCGGCTGGGTCCTGCTCGATTACGATCTTCTGGCCGAGCTCGACCAGGCTCCTCCGCCATTTCCGGCAGACGTGCTCGTGGTCGATTGCCCGGTGCAGGACGGGGCGACGCTGGCCGCCTTGGTCCATCTCGATATGCGCGCGGCGCGCGAGGGGGCGAGACTTGTGGTCTCGACGACTCTGTCGGCGCTCGACGCGGTGTTCGGGTGCCTCGGCCAGTCCGACGCGGACATCCTGGTCGAGCCGACTAAGGGCGAACGCGTAATTGCCCTTGCGCGCGCCTTGGCCAAGGTGCGGCACATGGGCGTGCGCGAACTGAGCGAAAGCGACCGGGTCACATTGCTGCGTCTGACCGAGCAGGTAGGGCAGATCGCGGCGCAGCTCGATCGCCTGTCTTCGGGCGAAGGCGCCGGCCTGCGACTGGGAAGCCCGTCGGATACGTTCAACGGCGCGGGGGAAGGGGATCGCAAGTTCATGCGCACGCCTCGTCCGCCATTGCCAGACGCCCGTCTCGTACGCCTGATCATCCGCCATCGACAGCTCCGCTCGCAGTTCATCGACGGGGAACTCTTTGCCGATCCCGCATGGGACATCCTGCTCGATCTCACCGCCGCGCGGGTTGAGCACACGCGAGTCTCGGTCACATCGCTGTGCATCGCCAGCGGCGTCCCGCCGACGACAGCACTGCGCTGGATCAGCCAGATGGTAGAGGCAGGCCTGCTCGAGCGGATCGAGGACGAGACCGATCGTCGTCGCGCCTTCATCGAGCTGTCGGACAAGGCGGCCGAGGCGATGGCCCGCTATTTCCACGAACTGGGGAAGGATGCCAGGCTGCTCGCCTGA
- a CDS encoding asparaginase has protein sequence MKRPRIRILATGGTIAGSAGSALRRGYRPGQIGVEDLLASAATLEIDAEFDGREIAAIGSQDIGWREWDALYREITAALEDEAVDGVIVTHGTDTAEETAFLLDLALPAGKPVVLVGAMRPADAVGSDGMRNLANAARVAGDAGAAHRGVLVVMSDHVFAAIDVRKAATGGTEAFRGFPRGPIATVTPTSLDWFGPADRLGRPARFPWPESLPKVMILTAYAGMEADTVGCALASGAQGIVLAGLGQGNAPATVIEALAAAKVAVVRSSRVDQGSVDRNLEVDDDELGFVAARALGPAKARILLQVLIASGITDPAAMQSEFDRR, from the coding sequence ATGAAACGTCCACGTATCCGCATCCTTGCCACCGGCGGCACGATTGCCGGTAGCGCAGGATCGGCTTTGCGGCGCGGATATCGACCGGGCCAGATCGGTGTCGAAGACCTGCTTGCGTCAGCGGCAACGTTGGAAATCGATGCGGAATTCGACGGGCGGGAAATCGCTGCCATCGGATCGCAGGACATCGGCTGGCGCGAGTGGGATGCGCTCTACCGCGAAATAACCGCTGCGCTGGAAGACGAGGCGGTGGACGGAGTGATCGTCACTCACGGCACCGATACGGCCGAAGAGACGGCGTTCCTGCTCGATCTGGCGCTACCGGCAGGAAAACCGGTGGTTCTGGTCGGTGCGATGCGGCCCGCCGATGCGGTCGGAAGCGACGGGATGCGCAACCTCGCCAATGCCGCGCGTGTCGCTGGGGACGCCGGGGCGGCTCATCGCGGAGTGCTGGTGGTGATGAGCGATCACGTGTTTGCTGCGATCGACGTGCGCAAGGCGGCTACGGGTGGGACCGAGGCCTTCCGCGGTTTCCCGCGCGGCCCGATCGCAACCGTCACGCCGACGTCGCTCGACTGGTTCGGGCCTGCCGATCGCCTGGGTCGTCCGGCTCGATTCCCTTGGCCCGAATCCCTGCCCAAGGTCATGATACTTACTGCCTATGCGGGCATGGAGGCCGATACGGTGGGCTGCGCGCTCGCTAGCGGCGCCCAGGGAATCGTCCTGGCGGGCCTCGGGCAAGGCAACGCGCCGGCAACGGTGATCGAGGCGCTTGCCGCCGCCAAGGTGGCCGTTGTCCGCTCCAGCCGGGTCGACCAGGGTTCGGTCGATCGCAACCTCGAAGTGGACGATGACGAGCTGGGCTTCGTCGCCGCCCGCGCGCTCGGCCCGGCCAAGGCGCGCATCCTGCTGCAGGTGCTGATCGCGAGCGGAATCACCGATCCCGCCGCGATGCAGTCCGAATTCGACCGGCGCTAG
- a CDS encoding TlpA family protein disulfide reductase, with translation MEFVLSLRLSLTLLASVLVLAGCSKEEPAPPQERGQGASLSGKIDRSHAGDLLPGVALTDPDGKALNTGALAGRPVLLNLWATWCAPCVEEMPTLDALAAAYDGKVRVVTASQDLQGAEKVVPFFAQAKFAHLEPWLDRENALSTALGGEGVLPTTVLYDASGQEVARVAGGFDWQGPEAKALVDEVVEPST, from the coding sequence ATGGAGTTCGTCTTGTCGCTCAGATTGTCGCTCACGCTGCTCGCCTCGGTGCTGGTGCTGGCCGGGTGCAGTAAGGAAGAGCCCGCGCCCCCGCAAGAACGGGGGCAGGGTGCCTCGCTCTCGGGCAAGATCGACCGCAGCCATGCTGGCGACCTGCTGCCAGGAGTTGCGCTGACCGATCCGGACGGCAAGGCGCTCAACACCGGCGCGCTGGCCGGCAGGCCTGTTCTGCTCAACCTGTGGGCCACGTGGTGTGCGCCCTGCGTGGAGGAAATGCCGACCCTCGATGCACTGGCGGCGGCTTACGACGGCAAGGTGCGTGTGGTGACCGCCAGTCAGGACCTGCAGGGGGCCGAAAAGGTGGTGCCATTCTTCGCCCAGGCCAAATTCGCGCACCTCGAGCCGTGGCTGGACCGGGAAAACGCGCTCAGCACCGCTCTGGGCGGAGAAGGCGTCTTGCCGACCACGGTGCTCTACGACGCCAGTGGCCAGGAAGTGGCGCGCGTCGCCGGTGGATTCGACTGGCAAGGTCCGGAGGCGAAGGCCCTGGTGGATGAGGTTGTCGAGCCTTCGACCTAA
- the lysA gene encoding diaminopimelate decarboxylase, producing the protein MDHFQFRDGVLHAEDVPLPAIAEAVGTPVYVYSRATLIRHAKVFREALSLLDNAHIAFAVKANPNLAVLKVLGDEGLGADVVSGGELTRALAAGIAPSEIVFSGVGKTHAELIQGIEAGIGQFNLESEEEGYELSLIAQRLGQRIPCALRVNPDVDARTHEKISTGRAENKFGVPLDRATEIYAALSAEPGLEMRGIAVHIGSQLTSMEPLETAFGKVGALIAELRAHGCRVTHADLGGGLGVPYRKDESTPSPAEYGAMVARVTRGWDVRLSFEPGRVITGNAGVLLTRVIRTKRSGNGPPFVVVDAAMNDLARPAMYGAWHDFDAVTPTGERMTAHIVGPICETGDTFAMDREIDAVAAGDLAVFRTAGAYGATMASSYNSRGFVPEVLVDGGRFAVVADRIAPAEILEAERVPEWL; encoded by the coding sequence ATGGACCATTTTCAATTCCGTGACGGCGTTCTGCATGCGGAGGACGTACCGCTACCCGCGATTGCTGAAGCGGTCGGCACCCCCGTTTACGTTTATTCCCGGGCCACGCTGATCCGCCATGCCAAGGTGTTTCGTGAGGCGCTTTCCCTTCTCGACAACGCCCATATCGCCTTCGCGGTGAAGGCGAACCCCAACCTTGCAGTGCTCAAGGTGCTGGGGGATGAGGGGCTCGGCGCGGACGTAGTTTCCGGCGGTGAATTGACCCGCGCGCTGGCGGCCGGGATTGCGCCTTCGGAAATCGTTTTCTCTGGTGTGGGAAAGACCCATGCCGAGCTCATTCAGGGTATCGAAGCCGGCATCGGCCAGTTCAATCTCGAGTCGGAGGAGGAGGGCTACGAGCTGTCGCTGATCGCGCAGCGGCTCGGGCAGCGGATTCCCTGCGCCTTGCGGGTGAATCCGGATGTCGATGCGCGCACTCATGAGAAGATTTCCACCGGGAGAGCGGAAAACAAGTTCGGCGTGCCACTCGATCGGGCGACGGAAATCTACGCCGCGCTGTCCGCCGAGCCGGGGCTCGAAATGCGCGGCATCGCGGTGCATATCGGAAGCCAGCTAACCAGCATGGAACCGCTCGAAACGGCCTTCGGGAAAGTAGGCGCACTGATTGCCGAGTTGCGGGCTCACGGATGCCGCGTGACGCACGCCGATCTAGGAGGCGGATTGGGCGTTCCGTACCGCAAGGACGAATCCACGCCGTCGCCGGCCGAATACGGCGCGATGGTGGCGCGCGTGACCCGGGGTTGGGACGTCCGCCTGTCGTTCGAACCGGGGCGAGTCATCACGGGCAACGCCGGAGTGCTGCTCACCCGGGTGATCCGCACCAAGCGCAGCGGCAACGGTCCACCATTCGTGGTCGTCGATGCCGCAATGAACGATCTCGCTCGGCCGGCGATGTACGGCGCCTGGCACGATTTCGATGCGGTAACGCCCACCGGCGAGCGGATGACCGCGCACATCGTCGGCCCCATCTGCGAGACGGGCGACACCTTCGCGATGGACCGCGAGATCGACGCGGTAGCTGCGGGCGACCTGGCGGTCTTCCGCACGGCGGGAGCGTACGGCGCCACGATGGCTTCCAGTTACAACAGCCGCGGGTTCGTACCGGAGGTGCTGGTCGATGGTGGCCGGTTCGCGGTCGTCGCGGACCGAATTGCGCCTGCAGAAATTCTGGAAGCGGAGCGTGTCCCCGAGTGGCTCTGA
- a CDS encoding lipoprotein translates to MRRLVFPAAVLLLAACGQKTDLEPLAGHSLPPAPLGAKAQPDSEKLLELDPLAAPPRSVELRKRSEERQDDPFDLPPE, encoded by the coding sequence ATGCGCCGCCTTGTTTTCCCTGCTGCCGTTCTGCTGCTCGCCGCCTGCGGGCAGAAGACCGATCTGGAGCCGCTCGCCGGACACTCCCTGCCGCCGGCGCCGCTGGGAGCCAAGGCGCAGCCCGACTCCGAAAAGCTGCTTGAACTCGACCCCCTCGCCGCGCCGCCGCGTTCGGTCGAACTGCGCAAGCGCTCGGAGGAGCGGCAGGACGATCCATTCGATCTCCCGCCTGAGTGA
- a CDS encoding ATP phosphoribosyltransferase regulatory subunit, with product MTDPTRDLLPIGLEDRLPAAARALTRARRAALDVMDAHGYDRVIPPLVEFERSLASRMQGGDSDSASRRMFRFVDPASLRTLALRSDMTVQVGRIAATSLAEAPRPLRLCYAGEVATITSDQLDPARQRLQLGAELIGSDSAAAAGEVVALAVEALKAAGAGAVSVDFTLPDLVDTLAARAMPLEASRIDAVRRELDGKDAGALRDAGGADYLPLLYAAGPFDEAIARLAQIDAGGALASRIDGLRQVAERLGNSARITLDPTERHGFEYQSWFGFTLYAEGVRGTLGRGGTYRLGGTGEAATGFTLYIDPLVDAMDQAPAADLLYLPPGHDPDIAARLRAIGWRTIAALDDGEDPARIGCTHLLEGDMPRAL from the coding sequence ATGACCGACCCGACCCGCGATCTGTTGCCCATCGGGCTGGAAGACCGGCTGCCCGCCGCCGCTCGCGCCCTGACGCGCGCGCGGCGGGCCGCGCTCGATGTGATGGACGCGCACGGCTACGATCGGGTCATCCCGCCACTGGTGGAGTTCGAGCGGTCGCTTGCGAGCAGGATGCAGGGAGGGGACAGCGATTCCGCAAGCCGGCGCATGTTCCGTTTCGTCGACCCGGCAAGCCTGCGCACGCTGGCGCTGCGGTCGGACATGACGGTGCAGGTCGGCCGGATCGCCGCGACCAGCCTGGCCGAGGCCCCACGTCCATTGCGCCTCTGCTATGCAGGCGAAGTCGCCACGATCACCAGTGACCAGCTCGATCCGGCGCGCCAGCGCCTGCAACTGGGCGCTGAACTGATCGGAAGCGATAGCGCGGCAGCCGCGGGTGAAGTCGTGGCGCTCGCGGTGGAAGCGTTGAAGGCTGCCGGAGCGGGCGCCGTCTCGGTGGATTTCACCTTGCCTGACCTGGTCGATACGCTTGCAGCCAGGGCCATGCCACTCGAGGCTTCGCGGATCGACGCCGTCCGGCGGGAACTCGATGGCAAGGATGCAGGTGCGTTGCGCGATGCCGGCGGAGCCGATTACCTGCCGCTGCTCTACGCCGCAGGGCCGTTCGACGAGGCGATTGCCCGGCTGGCGCAGATCGATGCGGGCGGGGCGCTCGCCAGTCGCATCGACGGGCTCAGGCAAGTGGCCGAACGCCTCGGCAACAGCGCGCGCATCACGCTCGACCCCACCGAGAGGCACGGCTTCGAATACCAGAGCTGGTTCGGCTTCACCCTCTATGCCGAGGGCGTGCGCGGAACGCTGGGGCGCGGCGGAACCTACCGGCTAGGCGGCACCGGCGAGGCCGCGACCGGCTTCACGCTCTACATCGATCCGCTGGTCGATGCGATGGACCAGGCGCCAGCCGCCGACCTTCTCTACCTCCCGCCCGGCCACGATCCCGATATCGCAGCCCGACTGCGCGCGATCGGCTGGCGGACCATCGCCGCGCTGGACGACGGGGAAGACCCGGCCAGGATCGGCTGCACCCATCTGCTCGAAGGCGATATGCCGCGCGCGCTTTAG
- a CDS encoding pyridoxamine 5'-phosphate oxidase family protein: MDQAARARILALLQENRIMTVATVRPDGWPQATTVEYASEDLTLYFLCGLDSQKARNLQRDNRLSLTIDHDTDNIMAIRGLSMAAQAEPVSDHAEGERIMQLLASRYSADANSGMAMPPPEAVRIYRVMPRVISLLDYTKGFGHTDLFTLA; the protein is encoded by the coding sequence ATGGACCAAGCCGCGCGCGCCAGGATACTGGCATTGCTCCAGGAAAACAGGATCATGACGGTGGCCACGGTGCGGCCTGACGGATGGCCGCAGGCGACCACCGTGGAGTACGCGAGCGAAGATCTCACGCTGTATTTCCTGTGTGGCCTCGACAGTCAGAAAGCGCGCAACCTGCAGCGCGACAACCGGCTATCGCTGACGATCGACCACGACACCGATAACATCATGGCGATCAGGGGGCTCTCGATGGCTGCCCAAGCCGAGCCAGTAAGCGATCACGCCGAAGGCGAGCGGATCATGCAACTGCTGGCGAGCCGGTATTCCGCCGACGCCAATTCGGGCATGGCCATGCCGCCGCCCGAAGCCGTGCGGATCTACCGGGTCATGCCCCGGGTGATCTCGCTGCTCGATTACACGAAAGGCTTCGGTCACACCGACCTGTTCACCCTGGCCTGA
- the argH gene encoding argininosuccinate lyase codes for MWGGRFAEGPSAIMREINASIPFDKALWRQDIAASKAHVAMLAAQGIVSADDARAISEGLDRVAAEYEVNGVPENLDLEDIHMATESRLAALIGPAAGRLHTARSRNDQVATDFRLWVREACDQIDAGLEDLQRALVGRAEEHAGSVMPGFTHLQAAQPVTLGHHLLAYYEMLRRDRSRFADARTRMDECPLGSAALAGTGFPIDRDATAQALGFARPTANSLDAVSDRDFAIDYLQAAAQCALHLSRLAEELILWASQPFGFVRLPDALSTGSSIMPQKKNPDAAELVRGHAGRIVGCLTSLMVTMKGLPLAYSKDMQDDKPPVFEAHGLIALSIAAMTGMVTDATFRTDRMRAAAELGYATATDLADRLVRHADVPFREAHHITGAAVKLAESRGVALDALSLAELQAVDPRIDAAVHEALSVDASVAARASYGGTAPLRVREQVAAARKALGMES; via the coding sequence ATGTGGGGTGGGCGCTTCGCCGAGGGGCCTAGCGCGATCATGCGCGAAATCAACGCCTCGATCCCGTTCGACAAGGCGCTCTGGCGGCAGGACATCGCGGCCAGCAAGGCTCACGTCGCCATGCTCGCAGCGCAGGGTATTGTCAGCGCGGACGATGCCCGTGCGATCTCCGAAGGGCTCGACCGGGTGGCTGCGGAGTACGAGGTAAACGGGGTACCCGAGAACCTTGATCTCGAAGACATTCACATGGCGACCGAGAGCCGCCTCGCCGCGCTGATCGGCCCGGCCGCCGGACGCCTGCACACCGCGCGCAGCCGCAACGATCAGGTGGCGACCGACTTCCGGCTGTGGGTGCGGGAAGCCTGCGACCAGATCGACGCCGGTCTTGAAGACCTTCAGCGCGCGCTCGTGGGGCGAGCTGAAGAGCACGCGGGAAGCGTCATGCCCGGCTTTACCCATCTCCAGGCTGCGCAGCCGGTGACCCTGGGCCATCACCTGCTCGCTTATTACGAGATGCTGCGCCGTGACCGGAGCCGCTTTGCGGATGCACGAACCCGAATGGACGAATGCCCGCTCGGGAGCGCGGCGCTCGCGGGCACCGGCTTTCCGATCGATCGCGACGCGACTGCACAGGCGCTCGGCTTTGCCCGCCCGACAGCCAATAGCCTCGATGCCGTCTCGGATCGCGACTTCGCGATCGACTACCTTCAGGCAGCCGCCCAGTGCGCGTTGCACCTGTCTCGCCTGGCCGAGGAGCTGATCCTATGGGCCAGCCAGCCGTTCGGCTTCGTCCGCCTGCCCGACGCACTATCGACAGGCAGTTCGATCATGCCGCAGAAGAAAAACCCCGATGCTGCCGAGCTTGTGCGTGGCCATGCTGGACGGATCGTCGGCTGTCTCACCAGTCTGATGGTGACGATGAAGGGCCTCCCGCTCGCCTATTCGAAAGACATGCAGGACGACAAGCCGCCGGTGTTCGAGGCGCATGGCCTGATCGCCCTTTCGATAGCTGCGATGACCGGCATGGTAACGGATGCGACCTTCCGCACCGACCGGATGCGCGCGGCAGCAGAATTGGGCTATGCCACCGCGACTGATCTGGCCGACCGCCTCGTGCGGCATGCCGATGTGCCATTCCGCGAGGCGCACCACATCACCGGCGCCGCGGTCAAGCTCGCCGAGAGCAGGGGCGTGGCGCTCGACGCACTCTCGCTCGCGGAATTGCAGGCCGTCGATCCGCGCATCGATGCCGCGGTTCACGAAGCCCTGTCGGTCGATGCCTCGGTCGCTGCTCGCGCAAGCTATGGCGGCACCGCCCCGCTGCGGGTAAGGGAACAGGTAGCCGCGGCGCGCAAGGCGCTGGGCATGGAGTCGTGA
- a CDS encoding adenylosuccinate synthase has translation MANVTVIGAQWGDEGKGKIVDWLASRADAVVRFQGGHNAGHTLVVGNTTYKLSLLPSGIVTGTLSIIGNGVVLDPWALKAEIEKLEGQGVTINPDNFAVADNCPLILPIHRDLDGLRETAAGAGKIGTTGRGIGPAYEDKVGRRAIRVCDLAHLDHLEPQLDRLCAHHDALRAGFDEPPVDRERLLADLREIAPFVLQYAQPVWKRLKKVRKAGAKILFEGAQGVLLDVDHGTYPFVTSSNTVSGAAAAGSGLGPGSTGFVLGIVKAYTTRVGSGPFPTELDDETGQKLGERGHEFGTVTGRKRRCGWFDAVLVRQSCAISGVTGIALTKLDVLDGFETVKICTGYRLRGKILDYFPSHAADQAAVEPIYEEMDGWRETTAGARSYGDLPAQAIKYIQRVQELIETPVALISTSPERDDTILVRDPFLD, from the coding sequence TTGGCGAACGTCACCGTGATCGGCGCCCAGTGGGGCGATGAGGGCAAAGGCAAGATCGTCGACTGGCTCGCCAGCCGCGCCGATGCGGTCGTGCGTTTCCAGGGCGGCCATAACGCCGGGCACACTCTCGTCGTCGGCAACACCACCTACAAGCTCTCGCTGCTGCCAAGCGGCATCGTCACCGGAACCTTGTCGATCATAGGCAACGGCGTGGTGCTCGATCCGTGGGCCTTGAAGGCGGAGATCGAGAAGCTCGAAGGGCAGGGGGTGACGATCAACCCCGACAATTTCGCCGTGGCCGACAATTGCCCGCTGATCCTGCCCATCCACCGCGACCTCGACGGCTTGCGGGAAACCGCCGCCGGCGCAGGCAAGATCGGCACCACCGGGCGGGGCATCGGCCCGGCGTATGAGGACAAGGTGGGGCGCCGCGCGATCCGCGTTTGCGACCTGGCTCATCTCGATCACCTCGAACCGCAGCTCGACCGTCTGTGCGCCCATCACGACGCACTGCGCGCCGGCTTCGATGAGCCTCCGGTCGACCGCGAGCGTTTGCTCGCCGACCTGCGCGAAATCGCGCCGTTCGTGCTGCAATATGCCCAGCCCGTGTGGAAGCGGCTCAAGAAAGTCCGCAAGGCGGGCGCCAAGATCCTGTTCGAAGGGGCGCAGGGTGTGCTGCTCGACGTCGACCATGGTACATATCCGTTCGTCACCAGCTCCAACACCGTGAGCGGAGCGGCGGCCGCCGGATCGGGCCTCGGCCCCGGCAGCACCGGTTTCGTCCTCGGCATCGTCAAGGCCTATACCACCCGTGTCGGCAGCGGTCCGTTTCCCACCGAACTGGACGACGAAACCGGGCAGAAGCTGGGCGAGCGCGGCCACGAATTCGGCACCGTCACCGGGCGCAAGCGGCGCTGCGGCTGGTTTGACGCGGTGCTGGTGCGCCAGTCCTGCGCGATCAGCGGGGTCACCGGCATCGCACTGACCAAGCTCGACGTGCTCGACGGCTTCGAGACCGTGAAGATCTGCACCGGCTACCGCCTGCGCGGCAAGATCCTCGACTACTTCCCCTCGCATGCTGCCGACCAGGCGGCGGTCGAGCCGATCTACGAGGAGATGGACGGCTGGCGCGAGACCACTGCCGGCGCACGCAGCTATGGCGACCTGCCAGCGCAGGCGATCAAGTATATCCAGCGGGTCCAGGAATTGATCGAGACCCCGGTCGCGCTGATCAGCACCAGCCCGGAACGCGACGACACGATCCTCGTGCGCGATCCGTTCCTCGATTGA
- a CDS encoding precorrin-2 dehydrogenase/sirohydrochlorin ferrochelatase family protein — MALSSLPLFHRLNGARVVVIGTGAAAEAKRRLLERAGAICCGEPEAHHARMAFVTLEDRREARAAALRLKSKGLLVNVADRPDLCDFTLPSVVERGPVVIAVGTGGASAGLAKQLRLRLETLLPHSLGRLAEGLSAARDRLRARWPDASERRRALDSALTSGGILDPLREDSADALDGWLASSPEPVGTRTVEIVLLSDDPDDLTLRQARWLGEADLILHDAGVPDGILNRARADAERGPITRSVSQPSGLCVVVRAVGSASGD; from the coding sequence GTGGCTCTGAGCAGCCTGCCGCTGTTCCACCGCTTGAACGGTGCGCGCGTAGTGGTGATCGGCACAGGCGCGGCGGCCGAGGCCAAGCGGCGCCTGCTTGAACGGGCCGGCGCTATCTGTTGCGGTGAGCCCGAAGCGCATCACGCCCGGATGGCGTTCGTGACACTGGAAGACCGGCGTGAGGCTCGGGCAGCCGCCTTGCGGCTGAAGTCGAAGGGTCTTCTCGTCAATGTCGCAGACCGACCGGACTTGTGCGATTTCACCCTGCCAAGTGTAGTAGAGCGCGGGCCCGTGGTAATCGCGGTGGGAACCGGCGGAGCCTCGGCCGGGCTTGCCAAGCAGCTGCGCCTGCGGCTCGAAACCCTGCTTCCGCACTCGCTCGGACGACTGGCTGAAGGTCTTTCGGCCGCCCGGGACCGGTTGCGAGCAAGGTGGCCGGACGCAAGCGAGCGCCGGCGGGCGCTAGATAGCGCGCTCACGAGCGGCGGAATACTTGACCCCCTGCGGGAGGATTCGGCCGATGCGCTCGACGGCTGGCTCGCAAGCTCGCCCGAGCCAGTGGGAACGCGCACGGTGGAAATCGTTCTGCTCAGCGATGATCCGGACGACCTCACCCTGCGCCAGGCGCGCTGGCTCGGGGAAGCCGACTTGATACTCCATGACGCCGGAGTTCCGGATGGCATCCTCAATCGCGCCCGCGCCGACGCTGAGCGGGGCCCAATCACTCGGTCAGTGTCGCAACCGTCCGGCCTGTGCGTGGTGGTTCGAGCTGTGGGCTCCGCCAGCGGGGACTGA